A genome region from bacterium SCSIO 12844 includes the following:
- the queF gene encoding NADPH-dependent 7-cyano-7-deazaguanine reductase QueF (Catalyzes the NADPH-dependent reduction of 7-cyano-7-deazaguanine (preQ0) to 7-aminomethyl-7-deazaguanine (preQ1) in queuosine biosynthesis), which produces MNLQQSQLGKNSAYQTSYDKSLLFPIPRQLKRDELGIIDAQAIFRGFDLWTAYEVSWLNAKGKPVVKILKFIIDSNSENIIESKSLKLYLNSFNNTLFASDHAVLETITNDLKEALSGNINIQMFTIDEYSDAFSNSFDALLLDHIDCKIEQYQTNAELLKLDEASSEIVTERLSSHLLKSNCLVTNQPDWASVLIEYQGKKISHEALLKYIVSFRDHNEFHEQCVERIFNDIMTYCQPEKLLVYARYTRRGGLDINPLRANYPISKHYQSIRLTRQ; this is translated from the coding sequence ATGAACTTACAACAATCTCAATTAGGAAAAAACTCAGCTTATCAAACAAGTTATGATAAAAGTCTTTTATTTCCCATTCCAAGGCAACTAAAACGTGATGAGCTTGGCATTATAGATGCACAAGCCATATTTAGAGGGTTTGATCTTTGGACTGCGTATGAAGTTTCCTGGCTTAATGCTAAAGGTAAGCCGGTTGTTAAAATATTAAAATTTATTATTGACTCTAATAGCGAAAATATTATTGAATCAAAAAGCTTAAAGCTTTATTTAAATTCTTTTAATAATACATTGTTTGCATCAGATCACGCAGTCTTAGAGACAATCACTAATGATTTAAAAGAAGCATTATCCGGAAATATTAACATTCAGATGTTTACAATCGATGAATATAGTGATGCATTTAGTAATTCGTTTGATGCACTCTTATTAGATCATATTGATTGTAAAATTGAGCAGTATCAAACCAATGCTGAACTATTAAAGCTAGATGAAGCTTCATCTGAAATTGTTACAGAGCGGTTATCGAGCCATCTATTAAAGTCAAACTGTCTTGTGACAAACCAACCAGACTGGGCAAGTGTTCTAATCGAATATCAGGGTAAAAAAATATCTCATGAAGCATTATTAAAGTACATTGTTAGCTTTCGCGATCACAATGAATTTCATGAACAATGTGTTGAGAGAATTTTTAATGATATTATGACATACTGTCAGCCTGAAAAATTGTTAGTCTATGCACGTTATACTCGCCGAGGTGGGTTAGATATTAATCCACTAAGAGCAAACTATCCAATATCTAAGCACTATCAATCAATACGTTTAACAAGACAATAA
- a CDS encoding DUF2141 domain-containing protein, with translation MLKRLSFISAFFLIPYSILASELIVHAQGFDNNEGQALIAIYNSPQGFPEDNKYKGVKVPIQDKRANYTFNNLPKGTYAIAVVHDVNDNQKLDKNFFGVPKEEYGFSNDAKGHMGPPEFKAAAVQLNKDEKKVISITVSD, from the coding sequence ATGCTTAAACGGTTAAGTTTTATCAGTGCTTTTTTTTTAATACCCTATTCAATACTTGCATCAGAATTAATTGTCCATGCTCAGGGCTTTGATAATAATGAAGGTCAAGCATTGATTGCAATATATAATTCTCCACAAGGTTTTCCAGAAGATAATAAATACAAGGGTGTTAAAGTACCTATTCAGGATAAAAGAGCAAATTATACATTTAATAATTTACCAAAAGGTACTTATGCGATTGCAGTTGTGCATGATGTTAATGACAATCAAAAATTAGATAAAAATTTTTTTGGCGTACCCAAAGAAGAGTATGGGTTTAGTAATGATGCAAAAGGGCATATGGGACCACCAGAATTTAAAGCTGCTGCAGTCCAACTAAATAAAGATGAGAAAAAAGTTATTAGTATTACGGTGAGTGATTAG
- the glmS gene encoding glutamine--fructose-6-phosphate transaminase (isomerizing), producing the protein MCGIVGAVAERNVVPILLEGLKRLEYRGYDSAGIAMIDNKNQLNRTREVGKVKLLAERIKNENFLKGSIGIAHTRWATHGGVTLENAHPHQGNHISIVHNGIIENHGLLREELQQSGVKFSSETDSEVIAHLAEKIWHDQIEPQDVALELTEKLEGAYGAVIMNAHYPDTLIAIRSGSPMVIGLGIGENFIASDTFSLLPVTRKFAYMDEGDIAIIKREAVKLYDALGNEKSLLTEVVEQQDEGVSKQGYKHFMQKEMFEQPDAVARTLGNCFSLENQVLVERFGVNAESLFHKLKHIRIVACGSSYIAGLVAKYWIESIANVACDVEIASEIRYRKTVVPDKCLFVTISQSGETADTMAALRQAKELDYLGYLAICNVPSSSLVRESDLVFMTQAGVEIGVASTKALTTQMASLLLLTCAVGKFHGLNKEDEQQIVKSLQHLPLQIKEVLALDHSIEALASHFIDKHHTLFLGRGIHYPIAMEGALKLKEISYIHAEAYPAGELKHGPLALVDKDMPVIAVAPNDRLLEKLESNLMEVQARGGELFVFVDHEVKNELKLDQAHMITLASIDAIIAPIVMTIPLQLLSYHVAVQRGTDVDQPRNLAKSVTVE; encoded by the coding sequence ATGTGTGGAATTGTTGGTGCAGTTGCTGAAAGAAATGTCGTACCAATTTTATTAGAGGGGCTAAAACGATTGGAGTATCGTGGTTATGATTCAGCTGGCATAGCGATGATTGATAATAAAAATCAACTTAATCGAACACGAGAAGTTGGTAAGGTTAAATTATTGGCAGAGCGCATTAAAAATGAAAACTTTTTAAAAGGCAGTATTGGTATTGCGCATACACGCTGGGCAACGCATGGCGGGGTTACATTAGAAAATGCACACCCACATCAGGGCAATCATATTTCAATCGTTCATAATGGTATAATTGAAAATCATGGTTTATTAAGAGAAGAATTACAACAATCGGGCGTTAAATTTTCTTCTGAAACTGATAGTGAAGTGATTGCGCATTTAGCTGAAAAAATATGGCATGATCAAATAGAGCCACAAGATGTTGCGCTAGAATTAACTGAAAAGTTAGAAGGTGCTTATGGTGCTGTAATTATGAATGCACACTATCCTGATACGCTCATTGCGATTCGCTCAGGCTCTCCAATGGTTATTGGTCTAGGCATTGGAGAGAATTTTATCGCATCAGATACATTTTCATTATTACCGGTTACACGTAAATTTGCTTATATGGATGAAGGTGATATCGCTATTATCAAGCGAGAGGCAGTGAAGCTATATGATGCTTTAGGTAATGAAAAGTCATTATTAACAGAAGTTGTTGAGCAGCAAGATGAAGGTGTTTCGAAACAAGGTTATAAACATTTTATGCAAAAGGAAATGTTTGAACAGCCAGATGCGGTTGCAAGAACTTTAGGTAATTGTTTTTCTTTAGAAAATCAAGTTTTAGTTGAACGTTTTGGTGTCAATGCTGAAAGCTTATTTCATAAGCTTAAACATATTAGAATTGTTGCTTGTGGTTCAAGTTATATTGCAGGGTTAGTGGCAAAATATTGGATTGAATCGATTGCAAATGTTGCTTGTGATGTAGAAATTGCCAGTGAAATTCGTTATCGCAAAACAGTTGTACCTGACAAATGCTTATTTGTTACGATTTCTCAATCTGGCGAAACAGCAGATACAATGGCAGCCTTAAGACAAGCCAAAGAACTTGATTATCTTGGTTATTTGGCAATTTGTAATGTGCCAAGTAGCTCATTAGTACGTGAAAGTGATCTTGTATTTATGACACAAGCAGGTGTTGAGATTGGTGTTGCATCAACAAAAGCATTAACTACACAAATGGCATCATTACTCCTTTTAACCTGTGCTGTTGGAAAGTTTCATGGATTAAATAAAGAAGATGAACAGCAAATTGTAAAAAGCCTACAACATTTACCATTACAGATAAAAGAAGTGCTAGCTTTGGATCATAGTATTGAAGCGCTTGCAAGTCACTTTATTGATAAGCACCATACTTTATTTTTAGGTCGAGGAATTCACTATCCAATTGCGATGGAAGGAGCATTAAAATTAAAAGAGATTTCTTATATTCATGCAGAAGCCTATCCCGCAGGTGAATTAAAACATGGGCCATTAGCTTTAGTTGATAAAGATATGCCTGTGATTGCTGTTGCGCCAAATGACCGTTTATTAGAAAAGCTTGAATCTAATTTAATGGAAGTACAAGCACGAGGTGGTGAGTTATTTGTTTTTGTTGATCATGAGGTTAAAAATGAATTAAAACTTGATCAAGCACATATGATTACATTAGCAAGTATTGATGCTATTATTGCACCAATTGTAATGACTATTCCATTACAACTATTGTCTTATCATGTAGCGGTTCAAAGAGGTACTGATGTTGACCAACCCCGAAATTTAGCAAAATCAGTGACAGTGGAGTAG